A window of Candidatus Coatesbacteria bacterium genomic DNA:
CGGCGCCCTGGGACAGATCGGTTCCGAACTGACCTTAGAACTGCGGAGCGTCTACGGCGCCGACAACGTCGTGGCCACCGATATTCGCGAGTGCACCATCGCCGACATCGCCGAGTGCGGCTCCTTCGAGATCTGTGACGTCCTTGACCCAAACCGGCTCGCCGAGCTGTGCGAGGCCTACGACATCGACTCCATCGTCCACATGGCCGCCGTCCTCTCGGCCACCGGCGAGCGGAACCCCGACGCCTGCTGGAACGTCAACATCAACGGCAGTCTCAACGTCTTGCGCCTGGCCCGGGAGCGCGGGCTGACCCGGGTGCTGATCCCCTCGTCGATCGCCGCCTTCGGACCGGAAACCCCGCTAGAAAACACGCCCCAGGAGACCGTCCTGCGTCCGCGAACCATGTACGGCGTCACCAAGGTGGCCGGCGAGCTGCTGGCCGACTACTTCTGGAACAAATGGGGCCTCGACGTCCGCGGGCTGCGCTACCCCGGGATCATCTCCGCCAAGACCCTCCCCGGCGGCGGCACCACCGACTACGCCGTCGACATCTACTACAAGGCCGTCTCCGAACCCAGCTACACCTGCTTCGTCAAGCCCGAGACCCGGCTGCCGATGATGTACATGCCCGACTGCCTCAAGGCCACCATCGACCTCTTCCGCGCCCCCGTCGAAGGCCTCAAACACCACGGCGACTTCAACGTCGGCTCGATGTCCTTCAGCGCCGGTGAGCTGGCCGCCGCCATCCAGCGCCGCGTCCCCGGCTTCGAGGTCCGCTTCGAGCCCGACTACCGCCAGGCCATCGCCGACAGTTGGCCTTCCTCGGTCGACGACGCCGCCGCCCGCCGGGAATGGGGCTGGAGCCCCGACCACGACCTGGAGTCGATGACCGACGATATGCTCGAGCGCCTGCGCGCCCGCCACGCGGCCGGGGAGCTGTACCCGGCTTGATCAAGCGCGATAAGTCAAATACAACCGGCGATCCCCAGGAAAGGAGATCGCCGGTTTTTTTGTATCTTGAAGCTGTTAGCCGTGGGCTGTCAGCAGCTTATAATGTGGGGTTCTGTGGATCGGCCGTCAGTGACTGGAGAAGACGTTCAACTTGTGATTGAGGCTAATCGAGCTTGATTGCCGCCACGATCGAATGCACCTGTCATGGTCCGGCATATCCGTAAATTGAGCTGAGGGGAATGGAGTTACGACCTTCGTAGCTGATTGTCACATTTGTCGGCCGAGTCGGTAAGGTAGCGTAGCCGCTGTTACGGCGGTCATCAAGAAGAACCACCGGCAGGAAGAGCCACCGGCAAAGTCGCTTGTTAATTGGTTGAGTCAGGATAGCTTACTCCCGCCGCAGGCGCGACAGGGCGGCGGCGATCAACCGCTGCGGGCCGATGTCGTCGGGCAGCTCCTCTTCGGCGGCCGCCACGGCGCCGCGGGCCGCCGCACCGGGATAGCCCAGAGCCACCAGAGCGGCCACGGCGTCGGAACGCCCCGTGGTCGTCGGCGCGGCGCCCAGCTTGGGCAGCAGCTCCCCGGCGGCGTCACGCAGCTCCAGGCTCAGCTTCTCCGCTTTCTTGCGGCCGATCCCCGGCACCCGGGACAGCAGAGCGAAGTCACCACCGGTCAACGCCTGGAGCAGCTCCGTGGTCCGCAGGTTGGAAATGGCCGCCAGGGCCAGCTTGGGACCCACGCCGGAACCGCCCAGCAGCAGCCGGAAGACTTCGCGCTCGGCCGCCTCCAGAAAGCCGAAGAGGGCCGGACCCTGCTTCTCACTGTAGGTCATCTCCGTCAGCAGGATCAGCTCATCACCCACGGACAGCTTGCTCAGGCTGGTGTAGGTCGACAGCGCCACGGACACCCGGTAGCCCACGCCGCCGACTTCGATTACGGCGAACTCCGGCGTCAGCGCCGCCAGTCTGCCGCTCAAACGTTCGATCATGATTGACCGCTCCAGAAAGGGTGATCGGCCGAAAGCCGACCGTTGAAAAACGACACAGCGTCTGCGCAGGACCAGGCCGGCCGGAACTGGCACGGTTTTTGCAACTCGGCGCCCGTTTGGAGCGACGTTAACCGGCCGCCTCCGCAAAAACCGTGCCAGTTCCGGCCCGGCGGGTTTTCGCCGTGGCGTGGTTTTGGGCCGTCGTTTTTCAACGGTCGGCGGGCGGGTGGCGACTACCTTTCTCGGGTCAGGCCACCGCCAGCAGTTCGACCTCGAAGCTCAGGTCCTGGCCGGCCAGGGGATGGTTGAAGTCCAGCACGATGGTTTGTTCGTCGACCTTGGCGATGCGGGCTCGGGCGTTGTTGCCGTCCTTGAGTTCCATCTCGACGAACATGCCGACCTTGGGCTCGATGTTGTCCGGGACTTCGCTGCGTTCGAGACTGGCCATCAGCCCATCCTTGCGCTCACCGTAGGCGTCGGCGGCGGGGATGTCGATGGTCTTAGTTTCGCCGACCTTCATCCCGAGGACGCCGTTCTCGAATCCGGGGATCAGGGTTCCCGAGCCGATGACGAACTCGAGGGGTTCACGCTCCCGCGAGCTGTCGAAGACGGTGCCGTCGTCGAGGGTGCCGGTATAGTGGACCTTGACTTTATCTCCCTTGGCGGCTTGAGACATCTCAACCTTTCGTTGGGGTCGTTGTCTTGTTTGGGGCGGTTGTTTTCCAGCCGGCGGCGTCGAGGTGGGGTTGCGTTCCGGGTTGGCCGCCTTGAGGTCGTCGGGGACGGTGTTCAGGGGGACAGGAGAGGTTGACGTAGCGTCGGCAGGGGTGGACACGCCGGAGGACGAAGAAGCCGACGATGGTGAACAGCAGGGCCGTCGTCAGGATGATCGCGCCCCAGAGGTCGAGTAACTCTGTTGTTCCGGCGGCGGGGCGGGCCGTCTGCAGTCCGGCCGCGACCAGGGGCGCGGCGCCGAAGCGGGCGAAGCGAATCAGCGGGCCGCTTCTCTCCCAGCCCTCGAGGGGACCGGGGCGGTAGGGTAACAGTCTGGGTGCGCCGTGGTTGGCCGGGCAGTGCAGGATCGGCGAGTTCTCGGCGTAGTCGGGGCGGTGGGAGCAGCGGTGGCGGGTTAAGCAGACACCGCAGGACAGCGAAAGGCGCCGTAGGCGATCAGGGCCACCAGCCGAAGCCGACGGGCCCCCCGAGGACGAAGCCGGAACGGCCGGAGCCGTGAAGTCGCAGGCCGGCGGTTGGAAGGCGGTCAGCACGCCGCGTTCCCAGCGGCACAGCAGGTGTTTGCGGGCCGCGCAACCGAAGCACTCGTCGGCCGGTTTCAGGTGCAGGGCGTAGGCGTCGAGGGTCTCTCGACCATCGATGATGTTCCATCTTCAGGCCCGGCGCAGCAGGTGGGCGTTGCCCCGCCGGCCGACGAGCTCCAGCACACCGACCCGGCGCAGGACGTAGCTCAAGCGGCGGACCCGTTCGAGGCGTCGGCCGAGGGCGACGGCCAGCTCGCGGTTGGTGAAGGGCTCCGCCAGACGGCGGGGCAGCAGGCGCAGGTAGTCCGCCGGGCTGCAGAAGTTGAGGCTCTGGCTCACGTTGAGCAGTCGTCGCTCGGTGACGCGCCAACCGCGCCGGTTACGTGCCGGAGCCCGCCGTTCCTCGAGTTCAAGCAGCAGCACCTCGAGGCTCAACCCCGGTCGCCCGATCAGCTCCGGGGCGTGGACCAGCTCGTCGAACAGGTCCAGGGCGGAACCGCGCTTGGGCGATTTGCGGCTGCGGAGTTCGGCGCCGTTTTCGTCGAGATAAACCAGGCGCTTGCGCGCCGCCACGGGGTGGACGAGATGTACCCGATAGGCGGTGAGGAGTTCGGCGACCTTGCGGCGCAGGCGCTGGAAATGGCCGGTCTGGATCTCGATGCAGGTCTCACCGCGGCGGATATCGACGACGTAACCGTTGACCGCGACTTCGAGTTCATCGCCGGGCAGGGCGTAGTAGGCCTTCAACGCGGCGTGGAGGGCGCCCTCGTTGAGCAGGCCGATGCCGCTCACGGCCGGGGAGCGAACAGGTGGCTCCAGCGACCTTTGCCGCGGAGCGTGAACAAACCGCCGGTCTTCGTCTGCTCCACCAGCTCGGCGTCGGCCAGGTGATGGTCCTCGACGGCCAAGGTGCCGCAGTTTTTGAGTACCCGGTTCAGCTCGGCCAGGATCGGTTGCGGCTCGGTGAAGTTGTGCAGGACGTCAAAGAGCAGCACCACGTCGACGCTGTCGTCGTCGAGGCCCGTCGGGCCGGTCGAGGTGATGGTGCGCAGGTTGTTCAGGTCCTTGGCGGCGGCTTTGGCGGTGACCTTCTTGGCCGCCAGAGGCACCCGGTCGAGGGCGTAGACGAGGCCGGCCGGTCCGACGATCTGCGCCGCCGGGATGCTGTAGCCGCCGGGGCCGCAGCCGAAGTCCAGCACCGTCATCCCCGGGGCGACGCCGACCTCAAGCAGGATCTCCCCGAGGGGCTTGCGCTGGTAGCGCCCGGCCTCGAACTTGGCGCTCATCTCCTCGAAGGCGGCCTCGGACATCGGACCGCCGGTTTTTTCGCTCCCGCTCATCGGTTCCTCGCTGATTATCGCGCCGCGCGGCAACGAGTATAACAAACGGAACCGCCCGGCGCGGTTCCGTTGGCTTTTATGAGGGCGGGGTCAGTTCCAACGACCGCCCCGGCCGCCTCCCGAACCGCCGCGACAACCGCTGCCACAGCTTTGGCAGGCCCGCGGGTGGTTATGCTGCGCGGGCCGCCGGTTGTTCTCAAAGACTCGCCGGACGTCGCCTAGTGCGGCACCTTTTCGCTGTTCTGGCGGTTCTCCGGGGGTACCAGACCCTAGCTGTCGAAGAGGGTCGGCAGGGCCCGCTGCAGGGCCCGCTGGTGCCGGCGCTCGGCCTCGCTGACCTCGATGTCCAGGCTCTGAGCGGCGACGGGCGCTCCAAGGGCCGAGAGAACGAAGATCATTGACAGGCTGCGCATGGCGCAGCTCGTTGTTGGCTTGAGCGAGATCAGCAGCGTGATATGGTGTATATTACCAGTAAGTTGCTGGGAAATTGCGTGGGCTTATGAAAGGGAATCGGCTGGCAGCGGTTCAGTTTTTCTTTCGTTTATTATTTCTCGCAGCTTTCCTAGCATTTATAAAAAGCATTTTATTTTTATCATACTCACTTTTTAGCCATTCAATAAACGCATCATTATATACTGGACATGGATAGTGTTTAGATATATAGCAGTAAGGTGAATTAATATCTATGTTATAGTATTGTTTTACATATTGTATATCCTGTTGAGAGATCTGTTGACCTTTATTTATATATTTATTCATTTCCTCTACAACATATCCCATTCTTCGACAATGTGTTTTATCAGATTTTTCTGCTCTAAATTCTGGAGCATTTGGATCATTTGTTATTCGAATTGTATCAGATAATTTTGTAACACTAATACTATCATGTGCTTCTGCAGGAGTGTCCATAAATATTTGTATTTTATCAAAAAAATCATGCATATGTTCGTCAATTCTTTCGTTAATAAGATTTCTTATGTCGTTAGAATTTGCGATTTCAGATTTTGAACCATGTCGTACATATATAGTTCCTTTTCTAAATTCATGCTTAACTTTTTTGTCAGATTTATATTCACCATCCTTTTCAAATAATAATGGGTACTTACTTTTACTGATGTGTATAGCATTAATAATTCCATCTTTTCTTTCAATGTTTACGTGATCAATGCAGTCATATTGAGTGCCAGTATACTTATATATTTTATCAACAAGAGGGGCTAAATCAATTTTATAATCTTCATAGTTGCATATCTTTCCGTTATCATCAATATTAAATAACAATACTCCACCGTCTGTATTTGCAAATGCAACGATTTCTTTTATCAATTTTAA
This region includes:
- a CDS encoding NAD-dependent epimerase/dehydratase family protein; the protein is MSEPQRILVTGALGQIGSELTLELRSVYGADNVVATDIRECTIADIAECGSFEICDVLDPNRLAELCEAYDIDSIVHMAAVLSATGERNPDACWNVNINGSLNVLRLARERGLTRVLIPSSIAAFGPETPLENTPQETVLRPRTMYGVTKVAGELLADYFWNKWGLDVRGLRYPGIISAKTLPGGGTTDYAVDIYYKAVSEPSYTCFVKPETRLPMMYMPDCLKATIDLFRAPVEGLKHHGDFNVGSMSFSAGELAAAIQRRVPGFEVRFEPDYRQAIADSWPSSVDDAAARREWGWSPDHDLESMTDDMLERLRARHAAGELYPA
- a CDS encoding Holliday junction branch migration protein RuvA; this encodes MIERLSGRLAALTPEFAVIEVGGVGYRVSVALSTYTSLSKLSVGDELILLTEMTYSEKQGPALFGFLEAAEREVFRLLLGGSGVGPKLALAAISNLRTTELLQALTGGDFALLSRVPGIGRKKAEKLSLELRDAAGELLPKLGAAPTTTGRSDAVAALVALGYPGAAARGAVAAAEEELPDDIGPQRLIAAALSRLRRE
- a CDS encoding peptidylprolyl isomerase — protein: MSQAAKGDKVKVHYTGTLDDGTVFDSSREREPLEFVIGSGTLIPGFENGVLGMKVGETKTIDIPAADAYGERKDGLMASLERSEVPDNIEPKVGMFVEMELKDGNNARARIAKVDEQTIVLDFNHPLAGQDLSFEVELLAVA
- a CDS encoding methyltransferase domain-containing protein, whose amino-acid sequence is MSGSEKTGGPMSEAAFEEMSAKFEAGRYQRKPLGEILLEVGVAPGMTVLDFGCGPGGYSIPAAQIVGPAGLVYALDRVPLAAKKVTAKAAAKDLNNLRTITSTGPTGLDDDSVDVVLLFDVLHNFTEPQPILAELNRVLKNCGTLAVEDHHLADAELVEQTKTGGLFTLRGKGRWSHLFAPRP